The DNA region aaagaggaTTAGGCTTGGTCTGCTTTCTTAAGGCTATTTCGCAAACAAATGCGGTTGCTGACCCCAAGAATATGCAGGTGCTCAACATTTCCAACCAGCTGTCTCTGGAGTTCCAATTGTTGCAACAACTGGGAATTGTCATTTTGGCATTATCCAAATTGAGATCAAAAGTCAGCAAGGATGCTGTTGTGGATCTCGAACCCCACGAACTTAAAGAACTGGGCACGTCCAGTGTCTTCTACGCCAAGCTTTGTATTGGGTCCTATAACACTGCATTGCAATGCCAGGATGGCCGTATAGTGGACGTCCTCTTCTTAAAGTATTTACAGAGTTTGATCTATCTTTTCCTGTCAATTAACCAGTATAATATGGACGAATGTGGGATCGCCATTGGAATGCTTCAAGAATCGGTCAAAAAACTATTGAATATAGTCCCTAACTCGCAGCTCAAAGAACTGGACATCCTATCTTCCACAGATATCACAAAGAAGAgggatattttgaaaaaggctTTTAAAAGGAAGATACATACCACTACTTTAAAGACGAGTCACATATTTGAGAAGAAAGCATCCTCTACATACAAAAACGGCATGATGCCCTTATTAAATCTCTCGTTGAATGATTTTATAATCCCCCTAACAATACTATTAAGATACAGGTACCAAAGAACCAacgataatttttcatataaACCGGTAGAGAATGACATTgagaaattgaacaagCTCTTGCCCAGGGGCAAGTCGTCGGATATAGAAGGTATCCCATGGACGTTTCAAAATGGTCATTTAACATTTGAAAACTCAAACGACGCTAGCAATGAGAACGAAAACTACTTCTGAATACCTGGAATAGGTGGATTCATTTATTTGTATgtgaaaaaactgaacAATATACGGATAACAAAATCTAGCAGTTGGTGAGGATATAGCTGAAtatgttggaacaagattcaactattgtccatctattactaatatatacggtgttaaaagatgacataaMttacaagaccagtaagttaagatttaaagtgtcgtcgaaattaatggaagctgaagcgcaaggattgatattgtaataggatcaatgaatgacaacatataaaaagaggaacagaatcatttataatattatgcaaaaSTAYtgattcctttctgtggattcctaaatccatgaggagaatctctagtataatctatatacgtaatattataacattaagaaacaatggaatcccaaagatcatcatacaatttaaatggttattagAATATTTATGaggtgaaaaattgattaTGATTTAACATCCAAGGTGGTGAGCTACAAGTGACACCTTATGATTTACTAAACAGTTaatcatcaaaacaaaaaattcgTATATATGTAGATATATCAATGCCTTCTTATGAATACACTTCTTGATGCTAACAAGCTGCAACATCTATTCAAACCGCTTGTTCCCCGTATAGGAACGCATCAACCTTAAAAATATCAGTCTCGAATGGTAACTTAATATGTTGAATTTCCCGTGTTCTCCAACAACTATCGCTTGCGTGGCGTAATGGCAACGCGTCTGACTTCTAATCAGAAGATTATGGGTTCGACCCCCATCGTGAGCTTTTTTTGgagattattttttttgccattaGGCCATTCACTTCtaagaataataaataataaaaggAAGGATATATGATAAATGATgtcgagaaaaaaaattttgcataaAATATACACTTAGATACGTAGCTTTACACATAAACGGACACCGCTTTTGTTACTTTAAGCTCagatttcttttgtattattttgtGTTTCTCGTTAAcacaataacaaaaaattatGACTATAAACCAAACCCACCATTAGAGTAGGCCATTGGTTTCATATCTGGATGCTCAACAGCTTCGAATGTTTCAATTATTaaatcttcatcgtcattcTTTCCAGCTTGTAAAATACCGTGACCAGGAACAATATGAATAATACCACCAAGGTTACCTTGACTATCACAGTAATTTGGGGCACTGAAAACTGTCATTAGTTTACCATTCTGTTCAAAATGCACACCATCCATTCTTAATTCGTGGGATCTGAAAACCTTGCGCAGGTTGTTGTTCTTTAGGAACCTTTCTGTGATATCAGGCCCAAATGCATGTCCTAGACCACGTTGAGAAGGACCCATACCGTTAGCTTCTTGAGGATCTGCCCACAATAATTCCATAAATGCACCGTCTCTTGGTGGTTGAGCAAATCTGTTAATACCCTTGAAATCAGACAAGCTTGCTGAAGGATCACTTGGTAGACCACCATGCATTACAAGATAATCATCATTAATTAGCGTAGCCAATGGTaaactttcaaaactttgTGAAAACATGTTGAATATCCTTTGAGAATATTTGTATTTAcattcatcttcaaaaccATAAATCTTGTTCATATTATCACTTTCATGGTTTCCtctattcaaaaagaagtTCTTTGGatataatattttcaaacagTAAAACAACAACGCAACTTCACAGGACCAAGAGCCACGATCAACAAAATCACCGTTAAACAGGTAAGTGTGATTGGGACCTACTTTACCGAATTTGCGGAATAAATTCAAAACGTCGTAAAATTGACCATGTGTATCACCACATACTGATATCTTAATATCTGGGGTAGATTTATTCTCTAATTCTACCATAGAAGGTTCTTGACGAAATAAGGTATCAGCATGAGAGATAATAGCCGCAACATacttctttggaagaagttTGCCCTTCAAGAAAAGGTCGTTAATCATTTGCGAGATGAATTCTTGCGACATATTCTTGATTTCGCCACCGTTGAAGTTGTTCTTCTCGTCATGCAATTGTTCAAATTCTAATTTGGGACCATCGTAGTTGGTCAAGTCAGAATTGGCATCGAATGAACTTAAGTTCAAAGTCTGGCATAGACTGACTTTAGTTTCACCTTCGCCGCCTCCGATGGCTTTCctaaatctttcttctctgaTAAATCTATCGCATGTAGCTAGTGCTTTGGTACCGGCTGGGTCATTGGGTTTCGCCTTTAGTAACACAGTCAAATCcttctttgcctttttaAACTCTAATAGTGCCATGCAAGATAATGCACGTCTATGATAAGCTTTGATGTTCTTAGGATCCAACTTTAAGGCTTCATCGCAATCATTCAAGGCACTTTGGAAGTTATCTACTTTGAAATGAGCAAATGCTCTATTCGAAAAATAGATAGATTGTGTGGAATCGAGATCGATTGCCTGGgtgtatttttcaatggccTTTAAAAAgtgtttctcttttataAAAACATTAccttcattctttctttcgaGGGCGTTCATACGATCAGCTTCTGTAGGATTTGACATATTGGAAATAGTTCGGTGATATCGAGGTTGATTGGGTGTGCTTTTTTAAAACTGTCTAACCTCGCTACCCAACTCTATACACTATTTGATCGATCTTCTTGCCTCATctgtgaaatttttcagtttccCGCGGTTGTGTTTTTTACAGCTTCAGCGTTTTACCGGATAGAGAAAACATCAAGATTCCATATTAACGGATCTGCATTagaaaaaaggagaaaagagCGTTTCATCTACTAGAAGAATAACTCAAACGTTCGCTGGCGGTACACATTCAGTTGCCCGAAAAAGAGTATTAAGAGACTATCCTTCAAGAATACATACTTGAATTGACGTAAT from Saccharomyces eubayanus strain FM1318 chromosome VII, whole genome shotgun sequence includes:
- the PPT1 gene encoding protein serine/threonine phosphatase — its product is MSNPTEADRMNALERKNEGNVFIKEKHFLKAIEKYTQAIDLDSTQSIYFSNRAFAHFKVDNFQSALNDCDEALKLDPKNIKAYHRRALSCMALLEFKKAKKDLTVLLKAKPNDPAGTKALATCDRFIREERFRKAIGGGEGETKVSLCQTLNLSSFDANSDLTNYDGPKLEFEQLHDEKNNFNGGEIKNMSQEFISQMINDLFLKGKLLPKKYVAAIISHADTLFRQEPSMVELENKSTPDIKISVCGDTHGQFYDVLNLFRKFGKVGPNHTYLFNGDFVDRGSWSCEVALLFYCLKILYPKNFFLNRGNHESDNMNKIYGFEDECKYKYSQRIFNMFSQSFESLPLATLINDDYLVMHGGLPSDPSASLSDFKGINRFAQPPRDGAFMELLWADPQEANGMGPSQRGLGHAFGPDITERFLKNNNLRKVFRSHELRMDGVHFEQNGKLMTVFSAPNYCDSQGNLGGIIHIVPGHGILQAGKNDDEDLIIETFEAVEHPDMKPMAYSNGGFGL